GCCGATCGTTTTGATGATGTTCTCCTTGACGAAAGCGACCAGAAAGAACCACGAGTCTTTATCACGGGCGATGCCTGTCATACGCACTCAGCGAAAGCTGGGCAAGGGATGAACGTATCAATGCAGGACGGCTTTAACCTCGCCTGGAAACTTGGGTACGTCCTATCCGGGCTAGCCCCTGCAGGTCTCTTGCGGACCTATTCGGCGGAACGAAAGCTCATTGCTCAAGACCTGATTAATTTTGATAAGCAATGGTCTTCCATCATGGCAGCAACTCCGGAAACCTTGCAGGGCCAGGAGGGTGCAGCTGAGTTTTATGTGCGCACCGCCGAATTTCCCGCCGGTTTTATGACGGAATATGCTCCATCGATACTCACCGCGCAACACACTCACCAAAGCCTTGCTGCGGGCTACCCGATCGGTAAACGGTTTAAATCTGCTTCAGTCATGCGGGTCGCCGACGCTAACCCAAAGCACCTAGGACACCACCATCGGGCTGACGGTCGTTACCGAATTTACGTTTTTGCTGATCAAGCAGAAGTTGGTGCACCAGGCAAGGTTGAGAACCTAGCTCAGTGGTTTTTGGAGTCCAGGGATTCGCCGATTGGGCGATTTACGCCGAAGGGTGCAGATCTTGACGCACTCTTTGACGTGAAGGTGATCTACCAGCAGGACTACACTTCCATCAACGTTAATGACGCGCCGAAGATCTTCCGCCCGAACAGCGGAAAATTTGGGCTCGTAGATTACGAGAAGATTTACACAACCTTGGACTCCTCTTCCAATATTTTTGAGGAGCGTCAAATTTCGCGTGATGGAGCGATTGTCATCGTTCGACCGGATATGTATGTTGCTAACGTTCTGCCGCTGGATGCATTTGAAGAATTCGCCGGTTTCTTTGACGGGATTTTGACCCCTCAGGAATAACTAGCGCTCTAGGGAACTTGGTGAGGTTCGTTCCCTTAGAGGCGGACCTCGCCAAGGGCTAGAGACGAAGGATTGAGGAATATTTCTAGCGCGCAAGGAGTTGATATTACTGTCAACTGATAATTATCCCGGGGAGGCTAACGGTATGAGCCAAGAGTTTAGTTTTGACCTTCAACAGGTTGTTGAATCGGACTTGATTTGCACTGATGGCGTCTGTTTTGTTCCGACTACTGGTGATTCAACTGTTCCAACAGAAAATCTCGCAGAATAAGTGCATGATTTACCTGTTCATCTCGGGCCGCAAAAACTAGTGTGACCTTTGGTAGCTGATCGAGTTGCTCCAGAAACTCGTCGACAGCCGAGTTCTGATTTAGCTCGCTTCTGTAATACCGGGCAAATTCCGCAAAACGATCAGGGTCATGGTTCCAAGACTTTCGAAGTTCAGAACTTGGGGCAATCGACTTGGCCCACTGATCGATCTTGAGTTTAACTTTGGTGAGACCACGTGGCCACAAACGATCTACCAGTATTCGGTAGCCGTCACTCTCCTCTGGTTCGGCGTAAGCGCGCTTAATGAGAATTTCTGTCATGGTCCACCTGCGAGATTCTGATCAACACTTGTTCGGCCACCGGATACCGCGGAAGATCAATGTAATAACGACGATTGCTTCAATGCTCGTTCACGTTCAGAAGGAACGTCAAGAAATCAGCAGTGGAAATTATCGTTACTACTGTTATCACTTGGGTGGTGAGTAGGCTAATCTGGAGATAGTTTGGTATCGCATACCATGCCAAAGTTGAA
The nucleotide sequence above comes from Glutamicibacter sp. B1. Encoded proteins:
- a CDS encoding DUF488 domain-containing protein, which gives rise to MTEILIKRAYAEPEESDGYRILVDRLWPRGLTKVKLKIDQWAKSIAPSSELRKSWNHDPDRFAEFARYYRSELNQNSAVDEFLEQLDQLPKVTLVFAARDEQVNHALILRDFLLEQLNHQ